A window of the Bos indicus x Bos taurus breed Angus x Brahman F1 hybrid chromosome X, Bos_hybrid_MaternalHap_v2.0, whole genome shotgun sequence genome harbors these coding sequences:
- the LOC113887209 gene encoding spindlin-2 isoform X2: protein MKTPHKKATARQQTREIVDDHTLSASMRKKKISQKKQRGRPSSQTRRNIVGCRISHGWKEGDEPITQWKGTVLDQVPINPSLYLVKYDGIDCVYGLELHRDKRILKLKILPDKVPFSRVRDVHLANTIIGKAVEHMFEGEHGSKDGWRGMVLAQAPIMKAWFYITYEKDPVLYMYQLLDDYKEGDLHIMPESSKSSPKEREPEGVIDGLIGKHVEYTKEDGSKRTGKVIHQVKAKPSVYFIKFDDDFHIYVYDLVKKS from the coding sequence ATGAAGACACCTCACAAAAAGGCAACTGCAAGGCAGCAAACCAGGGAAATTGTTGATGACCACACCTTGTCTGCAAGTatgaggaagaaaaagatttCTCAAAAGAAACAGAGGGGCAGACCTTCCTCCCAGACGCGCAGGAACATCGTGGGCTGCAGAATTTCACATGGATGGAAGGAAGGTGATGAGCCCATCACCCAGTGGAAAGGAACCGTTCTGGATCAGGTGCCTATAAATCCCTCTCTTTATCTGGTGAAATATGATGGAATTGACTGTGTCTATGGACTGGAACTTCACAGAGATAAAAGGATTTTAAAGCTTAAAATCCTTCCTGATAAAGTGCCATTTTCTCGAGTCAGAGATGTGCACCTTGCAAATACCATAATTGGTAAAGCTGTTGAACATATGTTTGAGGGTGAACATGGTTCTAAGGATggatggagggggatggtctTAGCTCAAGCACCCATCATGAAAGCGTGGTTTTATATTACCTATGAGAAAGATCCTGTTTTGTACATGTACCAGCTTTTAGATGATTATAAAGAAGGTGACCTCCATATCATGCCAGAGTCAAGTAAGTCTTCTCCAAAAGAGAGAGAGCCAGAAGGAGTTATAGATGGCCTCATAGGTAAACATGTAGAATATACCAAAGAAGATGGCTCCAAAAGGACAGGCAAAGTCATTCACCAAGTTAAAGCCAAACCTTCTGTGTACTTCATTAAGTTTGATGATGATTTCCATATCTATGTCTATGATTTGGTGAAAAAGTCTTAA
- the LOC113887209 gene encoding spindlin-2 isoform X1: MRVGMKTPHKKATARQQTREIVDDHTLSASMRKKKISQKKQRGRPSSQTRRNIVGCRISHGWKEGDEPITQWKGTVLDQVPINPSLYLVKYDGIDCVYGLELHRDKRILKLKILPDKVPFSRVRDVHLANTIIGKAVEHMFEGEHGSKDGWRGMVLAQAPIMKAWFYITYEKDPVLYMYQLLDDYKEGDLHIMPESSKSSPKEREPEGVIDGLIGKHVEYTKEDGSKRTGKVIHQVKAKPSVYFIKFDDDFHIYVYDLVKKS, translated from the exons ATGCGGGTTG GTATGAAGACACCTCACAAAAAGGCAACTGCAAGGCAGCAAACCAGGGAAATTGTTGATGACCACACCTTGTCTGCAAGTatgaggaagaaaaagatttCTCAAAAGAAACAGAGGGGCAGACCTTCCTCCCAGACGCGCAGGAACATCGTGGGCTGCAGAATTTCACATGGATGGAAGGAAGGTGATGAGCCCATCACCCAGTGGAAAGGAACCGTTCTGGATCAGGTGCCTATAAATCCCTCTCTTTATCTGGTGAAATATGATGGAATTGACTGTGTCTATGGACTGGAACTTCACAGAGATAAAAGGATTTTAAAGCTTAAAATCCTTCCTGATAAAGTGCCATTTTCTCGAGTCAGAGATGTGCACCTTGCAAATACCATAATTGGTAAAGCTGTTGAACATATGTTTGAGGGTGAACATGGTTCTAAGGATggatggagggggatggtctTAGCTCAAGCACCCATCATGAAAGCGTGGTTTTATATTACCTATGAGAAAGATCCTGTTTTGTACATGTACCAGCTTTTAGATGATTATAAAGAAGGTGACCTCCATATCATGCCAGAGTCAAGTAAGTCTTCTCCAAAAGAGAGAGAGCCAGAAGGAGTTATAGATGGCCTCATAGGTAAACATGTAGAATATACCAAAGAAGATGGCTCCAAAAGGACAGGCAAAGTCATTCACCAAGTTAAAGCCAAACCTTCTGTGTACTTCATTAAGTTTGATGATGATTTCCATATCTATGTCTATGATTTGGTGAAAAAGTCTTAA